The bacterium genome includes the window CTGTTCGACTAAATCGCAAAAGATTTTTCAAGACAAAGGCACAAAGGAAAACGCATGTTTCTTTGGGCCTTTGTGCGTTTTGTGCCCTTGTGGTGAAGCGTGATTTTGTCGTGCCCCTACGGCGTCCCCGTCAACCGTATCGTCCTCAACAACTCGTACTTCGAGCCGTCCGGCATGAGCGTCGATTTGTAGATCGCGATCGCGTCGATCGGCCACGCGCCGAAAACGGTGTCGATCATTCGCGCCGCGCGTTTGCGCAGGACGCCGAGTTGCTTGCCGGCCTTCACGCGCGCGAACGTGAGGTGCGGCGTGGCGTCTTTCTTTTCCGGCGCGACGCCAAACGCCGCCGCGACCCTATCGACATCCGCGACGAGCCTCGCATAACGGGCAAGATCGCCCCTGACCCCCGCCCACAACACGCGGGGCGAGTCGAAACTCTCAAACGCGCCGATGCCCGCGATTTCAAGCGCGAACGGCGCGTGCTTCCGCGCGATCTCTTCGAGCAGGTCGCCGAGCGCCGCGATGTCGGACTCGCGAACATCGCCAAGGAATTTCAGCGTGCCGTGGATGTTTTCTTCCGCGACCAGACGCACGTGCGGCAGATCGCCGAACGCGTCGCGCGCCGCGCCGGTGATCGCCGCGCGCACGTCGCCCGGAACGCTGACGGCGATGAACGCGCGGACTTTGCCGGCCGCCGGCCGAGACACGTCCACTTTGGCCTTGGG containing:
- the thpR gene encoding RNA 2',3'-cyclic phosphodiesterase, translated to MDVSRPAAGKVRAFIAVSVPGDVRAAITGAARDAFGDLPHVRLVAEENIHGTLKFLGDVRESDIAALGDLLEEIARKHAPFALEIAGIGAFESFDSPRVLWAGVRGDLARYARLVADVDRVAAAFGVAPEKKDATPHLTFARVKAGKQLGVLRKRAARMIDTVFGAWPIDAIAIYKSTLMPDGSKYELLRTIRLTGTP